One genomic region from Mytilus trossulus isolate FHL-02 chromosome 9, PNRI_Mtr1.1.1.hap1, whole genome shotgun sequence encodes:
- the LOC134684671 gene encoding sec1 family domain-containing protein 1-like encodes MTIKAKVKVELFFFVQCHKCHVNLQVAVTTNMASIREKQVLALKRMLNFNTPPTKSSSAEPQWKVLVYDRFGQDIISPLLTVKELRELGVTLHLNLHSDRDSIPDVPAIYFVLPTDDNIRRICQDIQNQLYDSYYMNFISAISRQKLEDIAQTAIQSNCVQQVSKVFDQYLNFISLEEDMFTLRNLDKELSYYEINKGDVKDTEMELIMDTIVDSLFSVFVTLGTVPIIRCPRGNAAEMVAEKLDKKLRENLRDARNSFFTTDNIQAGQFSFQRPLLVLLDRNLDLATMLHHTWTYQALAHDVFNLLLNRVEIEESIEVKGPAGNMMTKKKKKSYDLNPSDRFWEKEKGSPFPQVAEAVQEQLETYKTHEDEIKKMKSAMGLEGDDEVAFSMMNDTTAKLTSTVSSLPELLEMKRLIDMHTNIATAMLEHIKHRKLDVYFEMEEKMMSKALLDKSLMDIISDPDLGTPEDKVRIFIIALICGPPMSDAEIDQYCVALTGANCEVAPITFIRRWRAYNKMNAAPSQYGGGGTTTVGMFNKLMNKSSQFLMEGVKNLVIKRHNLPATRIVDGLMESKTLQEIEDYRYFDPKLLRSDSSSVPRNKSPFQEAYVFMIGGGNYIEYQNLIDYAKSKSSSSAGQKKIVYGCSQLVNAARFLEQLGHLGQEM; translated from the exons ATGACCA TCAAAGCGAAAGTGAAAGTAGAGTTGTTCTTCTTTGTTCAATGTCATAAATGCCACGTCAACCTCCAGGTGGCAGTAACAACAAACATGGCTTCCATTAGGGAGAAACAAGTTCTTGCTCTGAAACGAATGCTTAATTTTAACACCCCTCCAACAAAATCAAGCTCAGCAGAACCACAATGGAAAGTACTCGTCTATGATAGGTTTGGTCAAGACATAATTTCGCCATTATTGACCGTAAAAGAGCTCCGTGAGTTGGGAGTAACTCTTCACTTGAATCTTCATTCAGACCGGGATTCTATTCCAGATGTTCCGgctatttattttgtattaccAACTGATGACAACATCAGAAGAATTTGTCAAGACATACAGAACCAACTCTATGACTCGTATTACATGAATTTCATATCTGCTATTTCAAGGCAGAAACTTGAAGACATTGCCCAAACAGCTATTCAAAGCAATTGTGTACAACAGGTTTCCAAAGTTTTTGATCAATATTTGAACTTCATTTCATTAGAAGAAGACATGTTTACCCTAAGAAATCTTGACAAAGAACTATCatattatgaaataaacaaaggTGACGTCAAAGACACTGAAATGGAGCTGATCATGGATACTATTGTTGACAGTTTGTTCTCTGTATTTGTGACACTGGGTACCGTGCCCATCATTCGATGCCCAAGAGGTAATGCAGCAGAAATGGTTGCAGAGAAATTGGACAAAAAGTTAAGAGAGAATTTAAGAGATGCAAGGAACAGCTTTTTCACTACTGACAATATACAGGCGGGACAGTTTAGTTTTCAAAGGCCGTTATTAGTTTTGCTGGATCGAAATCTAGATTTAGCCACTATGCTTCATCATACATGGACATATCAAGCATTAGCACATGATGTATTCAACCTTCTCCTAAACCGAGTAGAAATAGAAGAATCTATAGAAGTTAAAGGTCCAGCTGGGAATATgatgacaaaaaagaaaaagaaaagttatGATCTAAATCCCTCTGATAGATTTTGGGAAAAAGAAAAGGGTAGTCCATTTCCACAAGTTGCAGAGGCTGTCCAAGAACAGTTAGAAACCTACAAAACACATGAggatgaaataaagaaaatgaaatctGCTATGGGTCTTGAGGGTGATGATGAAGTAGCATTCAGTATGATGAATGATACAACTGCCAAGCTTACTTCAACTGTTAGCTCATTGCCAGAGTTACTAGAGATGAAGCGTTTGATTGACATGCACACTAACATCGCTACTGCCATGTTGGAACACATAAAGCACCGTAAACTAGATGTCTATTTTGAAATGGAAGAAAAAATGATGAGCAAGGCACTTTTAGACAAATCGCTGATGGATATCATATCAGACCCTGATTTAGGAACACCCGAAGACAAAGTCAGAATTTTTATAATTGCATTGATATGTGGTCCACCTATGAGTGATGCTGAAATTGATCAATATTGCGTAGCCTTGACAGGTGCTAACTGTGAGGTAGCACCAATCACGTTCATTCGTAGGTGGAGAGcttataataaaatgaatgcaGCGCCAAGTCAATATGGAGGAGGAGGTACAACAACCGTAGGAATGTTTAACAAATTAATGAATAAAAGTTCTCAGTTCCTTATGGAAGGAGTTAAAAACTTGGTTATTAAAAGGCACAATTTGCCAGCGACCAGAATTGTTGATGGACTCATGGAGTCTAAGACATTGCAAGAAATTGAAGACTATCGTTATTTTGACCCTAAACTTTTACGTTCAGATTCATCATCAGTTCCTAGAAACAAATCTCCATTCCAAGAAGCCTATGTGTTTATGATTGGAGGGGGGAATTACattgaataccaaaatttaatTGACTATGCCAAATCAAAATCATCATCAAGTGCTGgacaaaagaaaattgtttatGGGTGTAGTCAGCTTGTTAATGCAGCAAGATTTTTAGAACAGCTAGGCCATCTTGGTCAAGAAATGTAA